Part of the Limihaloglobus sulfuriphilus genome is shown below.
AGCAGAGCTTAGGGCGTGTCCTTCGGCTCCGATTAAAGATAATACCATCTATTCTCTCGGCGAGGGCAACAGAGGCTGGTGGACGTTCTGGAATTCGAATCCTCAGGACAGTTTAGTTCATTACGGCAGTTACGGTTTTAACCGCTGGATGTATGACTGCCCGCAGAGCTGGCCGTGTGCCGGTGCAGGCAGAGACGGATATCAGTCCGGCGGCAGCATAGAATGGAACTGGAAAAAATCATCTACCACCAAATCCGCCTACAACGTCCCCGTTCTCTTTGACAGTTGGTACAGCAATACCATGCCTTCTGACAGGGATCGCCCGCCGCAGAAATCAGGACAGGTTTACGATGGAACATCGGCGAACCAGGGAATGGGAATGGTATGCATTGACCGGCACAGGAATATGAGCAATAATATACTTTTTGCGGACATGTCAATCCGCAAGGTCGGCCTAAAAGAGCTCTGGACACTTAGCTGGCATCGCCGTTTTGATACTACAACAACTTATGAACGCTGGAACAACACGAGCGGCTGGCCCGACTGGTTGCGGTAATCGGAAGATGCGTTTTTTTAGAGCAATCGATTTTTTAT
Proteins encoded:
- a CDS encoding type II secretion system protein, which gives rise to MKSKKGFTLIELLVVISIIALLMAILMPALTKVREQAKTTICMTNQNSLGTFLMIYTTDNNDSYPMGFDSTGSGCPRDGSWNFAIGQYMDRDGSLDGSAYRDKAELRACPSAPIKDNTIYSLGEGNRGWWTFWNSNPQDSLVHYGSYGFNRWMYDCPQSWPCAGAGRDGYQSGGSIEWNWKKSSTTKSAYNVPVLFDSWYSNTMPSDRDRPPQKSGQVYDGTSANQGMGMVCIDRHRNMSNNILFADMSIRKVGLKELWTLSWHRRFDTTTTYERWNNTSGWPDWLR